In one window of Polaromonas naphthalenivorans CJ2 DNA:
- a CDS encoding MFS transporter has product MATTVDKSVMTAEQRKVIFASSLGTVFEWYDFYLYGSLAAIIAKQFFSGLDAGSAFIFALLAFAAGFIVRPFGALVFGRLGDMIGRKYTFLVTIVIMGLSTFIVGLLPSYASIGVAAPVILIALRMLQGLALGGEYGGAAVYVAEHAPEGRRGAYTSWIQTTATMGLFLSLLVILGVRTAVGEVAFADWGWRVPFVVSILLLAVSVYIRLSMNESPAFQKMKAEGRTSKAPLSESFGQWKNLKIVILALVGLTAGQAVVWYSGQFYSLFFLTQALKVDGPTANILVAYSLLLATPFFVVFGTLSDKIGRKPIIMAGCLLAALTYFPVFTALTKAANPDLAEAQARNQVVVTADPKECSFQFNPTGTAKFTSSCDIAKQVLAGASVSYENVAGPAGTVASIKIGQNAIPSYTAKGLSADEARKKDVEFKKLIGDDLKAAGYPSKADPAKMDKVMVTAILFYLVLLVTMVYGPIAAMLVEMFPTRIRYTSMSLPYHIGNGWFGGLLPTTAFAIVAQTGNMYNGLWYPIIIAGVTFVVGTLFVKETKDYDIYAND; this is encoded by the coding sequence ATGGCAACAACAGTCGATAAGAGTGTCATGACGGCAGAGCAGAGAAAGGTGATTTTTGCCTCCTCCCTGGGCACGGTATTCGAGTGGTACGACTTTTATCTGTATGGCTCTCTGGCGGCGATTATTGCCAAGCAGTTTTTCAGTGGGCTGGACGCTGGTTCGGCATTCATTTTCGCCCTGCTGGCGTTTGCCGCCGGGTTCATCGTGCGTCCGTTTGGTGCGCTGGTCTTTGGCCGCCTGGGCGACATGATTGGCCGCAAGTACACCTTTCTGGTCACCATCGTGATCATGGGCCTGTCCACTTTCATCGTCGGGCTGCTGCCCAGCTACGCATCGATTGGCGTCGCGGCGCCAGTGATCCTGATTGCGCTGCGCATGCTGCAGGGCCTGGCCCTCGGCGGTGAATATGGCGGCGCTGCGGTTTATGTGGCCGAGCATGCGCCCGAAGGCCGGCGCGGTGCCTACACCTCCTGGATCCAGACCACGGCGACGATGGGCCTTTTTCTGAGCCTGCTGGTGATTCTGGGGGTGCGCACCGCCGTGGGCGAAGTCGCGTTTGCCGACTGGGGCTGGCGCGTGCCCTTCGTGGTTTCCATCTTGCTGCTGGCCGTGTCGGTGTACATCCGGCTGTCGATGAACGAGTCGCCTGCCTTCCAGAAAATGAAGGCCGAAGGCCGGACGTCGAAGGCGCCGCTGTCCGAGTCTTTCGGCCAGTGGAAAAACCTGAAGATCGTGATCCTGGCGCTGGTCGGCCTGACCGCCGGCCAGGCCGTCGTCTGGTATTCGGGCCAGTTCTATTCCCTGTTCTTCCTGACCCAGGCGCTCAAGGTCGATGGCCCGACCGCCAACATCCTGGTGGCTTACTCGCTGCTGCTGGCGACGCCGTTTTTCGTGGTGTTCGGCACCCTGTCCGACAAGATAGGCCGCAAGCCCATCATCATGGCGGGCTGCCTGCTGGCCGCCCTGACTTATTTTCCGGTGTTCACCGCGCTGACCAAGGCGGCCAATCCTGACCTGGCCGAGGCGCAGGCCAGGAACCAGGTGGTGGTGACTGCCGATCCCAAGGAATGCTCGTTCCAGTTCAATCCGACCGGCACGGCCAAGTTCACCAGTTCCTGCGACATCGCCAAGCAGGTGCTGGCCGGCGCATCGGTCAGCTACGAAAACGTGGCCGGGCCCGCCGGCACGGTCGCCTCGATCAAGATTGGCCAGAACGCCATCCCCAGCTACACGGCCAAGGGCCTGAGCGCTGACGAGGCCCGCAAAAAGGATGTGGAGTTCAAGAAGCTCATTGGCGATGACCTGAAGGCAGCCGGCTACCCCTCAAAGGCTGATCCGGCCAAGATGGACAAGGTCATGGTCACGGCGATCCTGTTTTACCTGGTGCTGCTGGTCACCATGGTCTATGGCCCGATTGCCGCCATGCTGGTCGAGATGTTCCCCACGCGCATCCGCTACACCTCGATGAGCCTGCCGTATCACATCGGCAACGGCTGGTTTGGCGGCCTGCTGCCCACCACCGCTTTTGCCATCGTGGCGCAAACCGGCAATATGTACAACGGGCTGTGGTATCCGATCATCATTGCCGGTGTGACCTTCGTGGTGGGAACCTTGTTCGTCAAGGAAACTAAGGATTACGACATCTACGCCAACGATTGA